Proteins from a genomic interval of Quercus robur chromosome 9, dhQueRobu3.1, whole genome shotgun sequence:
- the LOC126699264 gene encoding kunitz type trypsin inhibitor 104-like, whose product MKSMRLIGSLSCIMLVMAISAVAQPSSSPAPVLDSAGRPLQRGVEYYINPAITDSGGRFTLINRNGSCPFYVGQENVSGLEGLPVIFTPFVEGETVIRENRDFRVAFSAATICVQSTAWKLGEKDPETNRRLIVTGEDEGSRKARNYFRIGKASVGGDIYQISWCPTEVCPICKFDCGTVGNLVENGKRLLALDGNVIPVTFERKA is encoded by the coding sequence ATGAAGTCGATGAGATTGATTGGAAGCCTTAGCTGCATAATGCTAGTGATGGCCATATCAGCAGTAGCTCAACCATCATCCTCACCCGCACCGGTGCTTGACAGTGCCGGACGTCCTCTTCAACGCGGTGTAGAATACTACATCAATCCTGCTATTACTGACAGTGGCGGTCGTTTCACCTTGATTAATCGAAATGGCTCATGCCCCTTTTATGTTGGGCAGGAAAATGTTTCAGGCCTAGAAGGTCTCCCTGTCATCTTCACACCTTTCGTGGAGGGAGAGACAGTGATTAGGGAGAATAGGGACTTCAGGGTTGCTTTCTCAGCGGCCACAATCTGTGTTCAGTCGACTGCATGGAAGTTAGGCGAGAAGGACCCCGAGACTAATAGGAGATTAATTGTCACCGGAGAAGACGAAGGCTCACGAAAAGCCAGAAATTACTTCCGGATAGGGAAAGCTAGTGTTGGAGGTGATATCTACCAGATTTCATGGTGTCCTACAGAAGTTTGTCCTATTTGTAAGTTTGACTGTGGTACTGTTGGTAACTTGGTTGAGAATGGAAAGAGGTTGTTAGCCTTGGATGGTAATGTGATTCCTGTTACCTTTGAGAGAAAGGCTTAA
- the LOC126699271 gene encoding kunitz type trypsin inhibitor 104-like, with the protein MKSMRLIGSLSCIMLVMAISAVAQPSSSPAPVLDSAGRPLQRGVEYYINPAITDSGGHFTLINRNGSCPFYGQENVSGLEGLPVIFTPFVEGETVIRENRDFRVAFSAATICVQSTAWKLGEKDPETNRRLIVTGEDEGSRKARNYFRIGKASVGGDIYQITWCPTEVCPICKFDCGTVGNLVENGKRLLALDGNVIPVTFERKA; encoded by the coding sequence ATGAAGTCGATGAGATTGATTGGAAGCCTTAGCTGCATAATGCTAGTGATGGCCATATCAGCAGTAGCTCAACCATCATCCTCACCCGCACCGGTGCTTGACAGTGCCGGACGTCCTCTTCAACGCGGTGTAGAATACTACATCAATCCTGCTATTACTGACAGTGGCGGTCATTTCACCTTGATTAATCGAAATGGCTCATGCCCCTTTTATGGGCAGGAAAATGTTTCAGGCCTAGAAGGTCTCCCTGTCATCTTCACACCTTTCGTGGAGGGAGAGACAGTGATTAGGGAGAATAGGGACTTCAGGGTTGCTTTCTCAGCGGCCACAATCTGTGTTCAGTCGACAGCATGGAAGTTAGGCGAGAAGGACCCCGAGACTAATAGGAGATTAATTGTCACCGGAGAAGACGAAGGCTCACGAAAAGCCAGAAATTACTTCCGGATAGGGAAAGCTAGTGTTGGAGGTGATATCTACCAGATTACATGGTGTCCTACAGAAGTTTGTCCTATTTGTAAGTTTGACTGTGGTACTGTTGGTAACTTGGTTGAGAATGGAAAGAGGTTGTTAGCCTTGGATGGTAATGTGATTCCTGTTACCTTTGAGAGAAAGGCTTAA